GACGAAGCCGACGGCAAGCGCCCCGGTGTTCTCGTGGTCCATGAATGGTGGGGACATAACGAATTTGCCAGGGAGCAGGCTGAGAAGCTTGCCGCGGCTGGCTACACCGCTTTCGCCCTGGACATGTACGGTTCGGGCAAGCTGGCGGAACATCCTGAGGATGCCCAGCAATTCATGAAGGAAGCCACCAAAGACATGGATCAGGTGAAGGCCCGATTTATGGCCGCCATGGAGCTGCTGCAACAGCACGACAGCGTCGACAGCAGCAAGATTGCGGCCCAGGGATACTGTTTCGGCGGGGCCGTCGTGCTGAATATGGCCCGCCTGGGCGTGGACCTGGACGCCGTGGTCAGCTACCACGGCCCCCTGGCCAGCCCGATAAAGGCTGAAGCCGGCAAGGTCCAGCCCCGGATTCACGTCTACACCGGTGGCGCGGACCAGATGGTGCCATCAGACCAGGTGTCTGGCCTGGTGAAGGAAATGCAGGACGCTGAAACCGACCTGACCCTGGTCAGCTTCCCGGGCGTAATGCACTCCTTCACTAACCCCGGCGCGGACAAGGTCGCCGAGGAGTTCGATATGCCCATTGCCTATGATGAGGATGCTGCCAACCGGTCCTGGAACGGCACAATGCGGCTCTACGACGAAGTCTTCAAAGACTGAGGAGTCAGAGGGCACCAGCTATGGTGCCCTTTACTTCTTCCCGCACCTCTTCTACCTCACGCCCGGTAGCTACTGCCGGTCAGTGCGGCAATCACTATGGGCAGGGGCAGAATCACAAAAGCCGGGCACAAAAAAAGGCAGCCGAAGCTGCCTTTCTGGCGATAACGACTATCAGTTAGATAGCAGTTACGTTTTCCGCCTGAGGACCTTTCTGGCCCTGGGTAACGGTGAACTCAACCTGCTGGCCTTCTGCCAGAGTCTTGAAACCGCTGCCCTGAATTGCGCTGTAGTGAACGAATACGTCCGGGCCGCCTTCACGAGTGATAAAGCCAAAGCCTTTAGCTTCGTTGAAGAACTTAACAGTGCCGGTAGTAGTAGACATACTTAAACATTCCTGAAATCAATCATTTTATCTTGCCGCCAGGCCATCGTCATGATGCCCGATCAGCGTTTACGGAAATACAGAACTCGCGGAATCAAAAACAGGACGGTCACTACTAACTGCGGAGATACGTTCTATTCATGAAAGCTTTGCTGAATCTTTCCTACG
Above is a genomic segment from Marinobacter panjinensis containing:
- a CDS encoding dienelactone hydrolase family protein, which produces MQTETVEYEINGETFTGYMAYDDEADGKRPGVLVVHEWWGHNEFAREQAEKLAAAGYTAFALDMYGSGKLAEHPEDAQQFMKEATKDMDQVKARFMAAMELLQQHDSVDSSKIAAQGYCFGGAVVLNMARLGVDLDAVVSYHGPLASPIKAEAGKVQPRIHVYTGGADQMVPSDQVSGLVKEMQDAETDLTLVSFPGVMHSFTNPGADKVAEEFDMPIAYDEDAANRSWNGTMRLYDEVFKD
- a CDS encoding cold-shock protein is translated as MSTTTGTVKFFNEAKGFGFITREGGPDVFVHYSAIQGSGFKTLAEGQQVEFTVTQGQKGPQAENVTAI